One genomic segment of Streptosporangium album includes these proteins:
- a CDS encoding MFS transporter: MERNGRRLSAERGKAFGIHGTVMGSSSGLGVVLGGVPTDYLDWRWCMYVNLPIALAAGAGPLLPLRAVLDRRRGGSYLAVLSLAVAWPCSRFSSSPDRATLSGSRPDSRPVGRAARGRNGPLSVPALDHAVDAVH; this comes from the coding sequence CGGCCGTCGCCTGTCCGCCGAACGCGGTAAGGCGTTCGGGATCCACGGCACCGTCATGGGCAGTTCCTCCGGCCTGGGCGTCGTTCTCGGTGGGGTCCCCACCGACTACCTCGACTGGCGCTGGTGCATGTACGTGAACCTGCCGATCGCGCTCGCCGCCGGGGCCGGACCGCTGCTGCCGCTGCGGGCGGTCCTCGACCGGCGTCGGGGCGGGTCCTATCTGGCGGTGCTCAGCCTGGCGGTTGCCTGGCCGTGCTCACGGTTTTCCTCATCACCGGACCGGGCAACCCTCAGCGGTAGCCGGCCGGATTCCCGGCCGGTGGGCAGAGCGGCCAGGGGAAGGAACGGACCGCTCAGTGTGCCGGCGCTCGATCACGCCGTCGATGCGGTGCACTGA
- a CDS encoding Atu4866 domain-containing protein, which yields MPYADDLGFTATGDVRDGVLYHEHLVLYRKRDARRSWLQQINMPSSPRISGLTWGNEK from the coding sequence ATCCCTTACGCCGACGATCTCGGCTTCACCGCCACCGGCGACGTCCGCGACGGCGTTCTCTACCACGAGCACCTCGTGCTCTACCGGAAACGAGATGCTCGGCGATCCTGGCTTCAACAGATCAACATGCCGTCTAGTCCACGAATCTCTGGGTTGACCTGGGGAAATGAAAAATGA
- a CDS encoding IS630 family transposase, which produces MELYTAPPEGSTVICADELGPVIPRTFPPSPAWSPDGHRIKAELDYSRGPEKTWVYGGLRVADGAAVTMTAASRNSDHYQRFLQQVEEANPHGQIVVITDNLSSHNSVSTRTWLIDHPRIRQVFIPVGACWLNLQEGWWRLFRKTALAGTSFADPDEIDHATRVATAQLNARARPWIWGRLQPTPRSYRRHFMYTL; this is translated from the coding sequence GTGGAGCTCTACACCGCCCCGCCGGAGGGCTCCACGGTGATCTGCGCCGACGAACTCGGACCGGTGATCCCGCGCACCTTCCCACCCTCGCCCGCCTGGTCGCCCGACGGCCATCGGATCAAAGCCGAGCTGGACTACTCGCGCGGCCCGGAGAAGACCTGGGTCTATGGCGGGCTCCGCGTCGCCGACGGCGCCGCGGTCACCATGACCGCCGCCTCCCGCAACAGCGACCACTACCAACGGTTTCTCCAGCAGGTGGAAGAGGCCAACCCGCACGGCCAGATCGTCGTCATCACCGACAACCTCTCCAGTCACAACAGCGTCTCCACCCGCACGTGGCTGATCGACCACCCCCGCATCCGGCAGGTGTTCATCCCGGTCGGCGCGTGCTGGCTCAACCTGCAAGAGGGCTGGTGGCGCCTGTTCCGCAAGACCGCTCTGGCCGGGACCTCCTTCGCCGATCCCGATGAGATCGACCACGCCACCCGCGTTGCCACCGCCCAGCTCAACGCCCGCGCCCGCCCCTGGATCTGGGGACGCCTCCAGCCCACACCTCGCTCATACCGCCGCCACTTCATGTACACCCTTTGA
- a CDS encoding helix-turn-helix domain-containing protein, producing the protein MPKFLRARPLQDEAEAKKVHQLARARHAPADWIERARIITLSWDGLGVPAIAAEIGCHEKKVRRWLHRFNADGLDGLGDRPGVGRKRRITEEQRSAIIALARSAPPGRLVRDAAGELSAADEDKPAEWTLDTLTQAAQEAGIEVHRSQVRRILLAEGVRWRHTRSWVTSRDPEFAPKGRPSWSSTPPRRRAPR; encoded by the coding sequence GTGCCGAAGTTTCTGCGGGCCCGTCCGCTGCAAGACGAGGCGGAGGCCAAGAAGGTTCATCAGCTCGCTCGGGCCCGGCATGCCCCGGCCGATTGGATCGAGCGAGCCCGGATCATCACGCTGAGCTGGGACGGACTGGGAGTCCCGGCGATCGCAGCCGAGATCGGCTGCCATGAAAAGAAGGTGCGCCGCTGGCTGCACCGGTTCAACGCCGACGGCCTCGATGGACTGGGTGACCGTCCCGGAGTGGGGCGCAAGCGGCGGATCACCGAAGAGCAGCGCTCGGCCATCATCGCGCTGGCCCGGTCGGCGCCGCCCGGGCGCCTGGTCCGCGATGCGGCCGGGGAGCTGTCAGCCGCCGATGAGGACAAGCCGGCGGAGTGGACCTTGGACACCCTCACCCAGGCGGCCCAGGAGGCCGGGATCGAGGTGCATCGCAGCCAGGTACGGCGCATCCTGCTGGCCGAGGGGGTGCGCTGGCGCCATACCCGCAGCTGGGTGACCAGCCGGGATCCGGAATTCGCCCCAAAAGGACGGCCATCGTGGAGCTCTACACCGCCCCGCCGGAGGGCTCCACGGTGA
- a CDS encoding group II intron maturase-specific domain-containing protein has product MIHARDRIRDLTHRSRLWMSVEAVVQEVNAFLRRWATYFEYGHSTIRIGKIRHYAIHRLAIFIGKRHKRGRRFGIDVVAYRSPDQCGLIKLSGIVVPPRAGKPWREKLNTGGERRR; this is encoded by the coding sequence ATGATCCACGCCCGTGACCGGATCCGGGACCTCACCCACCGGTCGCGGCTGTGGATGTCGGTCGAGGCGGTCGTGCAGGAGGTGAACGCCTTCCTGCGCAGGTGGGCGACGTACTTCGAGTACGGCCACTCCACGATCCGCATCGGCAAGATCAGGCACTACGCGATCCATCGGCTGGCGATCTTTATCGGGAAGCGACACAAACGCGGACGGCGCTTCGGCATCGACGTGGTCGCCTACCGCTCGCCGGACCAGTGCGGTCTGATCAAGCTGTCTGGAATCGTCGTCCCGCCCAGGGCCGGCAAGCCCTGGCGGGAGAAGCTGAATACCGGCGGTGAACGGCGTCGGTGA